From the Rhodothalassiaceae bacterium genome, one window contains:
- a CDS encoding 3,4-dihydroxy-2-butanone-4-phosphate synthase: MPESQIARIEEIIEEARNGRMFILVDDEDRENEGDLVIPAQMATPAAITFMATHGRGLICLALTRRRIEELGLPLMTQENASRHQTAFTVSIEAKEGVSTGISAHDRARTIQVAIDPSKGREDIVVPGHVFPLMARDGGVLVRAGHTEASVDIARLAGLIPAAVICEIMKDDGSMARLPDLVAFARRHDLKIGTIRDLIAYRLKHDSLVTCIHEEPFHSLHGGQWRLRVYRNTAEFGEHVALIKGDIREDDAVPVRMHAVNIFEDILAEANGRSGQLAAAMDLIAAEGRGVVVLIRDTRPDRLSRLLEERQQRAGRPPLKLAGGDRPAPMPLRDYGIGAQILLDVGVRRLILLSNTRHNIVALNGYGLDIVEQRPIPLGAAARRQGGAA; this comes from the coding sequence ATGCCCGAAAGCCAGATCGCGCGCATCGAGGAGATCATCGAGGAGGCCCGCAACGGCCGGATGTTCATCCTCGTGGACGACGAGGACCGCGAGAACGAGGGCGACCTCGTGATTCCCGCGCAGATGGCGACGCCGGCCGCCATCACCTTCATGGCGACCCACGGCCGCGGCCTCATCTGCCTTGCGCTGACGCGAAGGCGGATCGAGGAGCTCGGCCTGCCGCTGATGACCCAGGAGAACGCCTCGCGCCACCAGACGGCCTTCACCGTCTCGATCGAGGCCAAGGAGGGCGTGTCCACCGGCATCTCCGCCCACGACCGCGCGCGCACGATCCAGGTCGCGATCGATCCCTCCAAGGGCCGCGAGGACATCGTCGTGCCGGGCCACGTCTTCCCGCTGATGGCGCGCGACGGCGGCGTGCTGGTGCGTGCGGGTCACACCGAGGCCTCGGTGGACATCGCCCGGCTGGCGGGTCTCATCCCGGCGGCCGTGATCTGCGAGATCATGAAGGACGACGGCAGCATGGCGCGGCTGCCCGATCTCGTCGCCTTCGCGAGGCGACACGACCTCAAGATCGGCACCATCCGCGATCTCATCGCCTACCGCCTGAAGCACGACAGTCTCGTGACCTGCATCCACGAGGAACCCTTCCACAGCCTCCATGGCGGCCAGTGGCGGCTGCGGGTCTATCGCAACACCGCGGAATTCGGCGAGCACGTCGCCCTCATCAAGGGCGACATCCGCGAGGACGACGCGGTGCCCGTGCGCATGCATGCGGTCAACATCTTCGAGGACATTCTGGCCGAAGCCAACGGCCGCTCGGGCCAGCTTGCCGCGGCGATGGATCTGATCGCCGCCGAGGGGCGCGGCGTCGTCGTGCTGATCCGCGACACGCGGCCCGACCGGCTGTCCCGGCTGCTGGAGGAGCGCCAGCAGCGCGCGGGCCGTCCGCCGCTGAAGCTGGCCGGTGGCGACCGGCCCGCACCCATGCCGCTCAGGGACTACGGCATCGGTGCGCAGATCCTGCTGGACGTCGGCGTGCGGCGGCTGATCCTGCTCTCCAACACGCGCCACAACATCGTGGCGCTGAACGGCTACGGGCTCGACATCGTCGAGCAGCGGCCGATCCCGCTCGGGGCCGCCGCCCGGCGTCAGGGAGGCGCCGCATGA
- a CDS encoding riboflavin synthase subunit alpha: MFTGIVTDVGEIMEAAGDDPRRLRIATHYAPQTIALGASIAVDGVCLTVVDKDAAGAPFAAWFAVDASAETLARTTAVSWTAGRRVNLERALRIGDELGGHIVTGHVDATGTILAVTPGPNAHRVEIAAPVALAPLIAEKGSIAVDGVSLTVNTVRDEPDRVVFAVNLVPYTRKVTTLGDAAPGRAVNLEIDPLARYIARWQALQQGA; encoded by the coding sequence ATGTTCACGGGAATCGTCACCGACGTCGGCGAGATCATGGAGGCCGCGGGAGACGACCCGCGCCGGCTCCGGATCGCCACGCATTACGCGCCGCAGACCATCGCCCTCGGCGCCTCGATCGCGGTGGACGGCGTGTGCCTGACGGTCGTCGACAAGGATGCGGCCGGGGCGCCGTTCGCGGCCTGGTTCGCGGTCGATGCATCCGCCGAGACGCTGGCGCGCACGACCGCCGTGTCCTGGACCGCGGGCCGGCGCGTCAATCTGGAGCGCGCGCTCAGGATCGGCGACGAGCTGGGCGGCCACATCGTCACCGGCCATGTGGACGCCACGGGCACGATTCTCGCCGTGACTCCCGGCCCGAACGCCCATCGGGTGGAGATTGCGGCGCCCGTGGCGCTCGCCCCGCTCATCGCCGAGAAGGGATCGATCGCGGTGGACGGCGTGTCGCTGACGGTCAACACCGTGCGCGACGAGCCGGACCGGGTGGTCTTCGCCGTCAACCTCGTGCCCTACACGCGCAAGGTGACGACCCTGGGCGATGCCGCACCCGGGCGCGCGGTCAATCTGGAAATCGACCCGCTCGCACGCTATATCGCGCGCTGGCAGGCCCTGCAGCAGGGCGCATAG
- a CDS encoding MucR family transcriptional regulator has product MSDEQGRAFDQGVQLQMVADIVTAYVSNNPVPVENVPDLIRSVHDTLAGLAGEGKAPAQKPAVPIRKSVTDDYIICLEDGRKLKVLKRYLRSRYNMTPEEYRAKWNLPADYPMVAPAYARKRAEFAKKIGLGRRGGRRRSAGEKK; this is encoded by the coding sequence ATGAGTGACGAGCAGGGACGGGCGTTCGATCAGGGGGTCCAGCTTCAGATGGTGGCGGACATCGTCACCGCCTATGTGAGCAACAATCCGGTGCCCGTGGAGAATGTGCCGGATCTCATCCGCTCGGTGCATGACACGCTCGCCGGGCTTGCGGGCGAGGGCAAGGCGCCCGCCCAGAAGCCCGCGGTGCCGATCAGGAAATCGGTCACCGACGACTACATCATCTGCCTCGAGGACGGGCGCAAGCTCAAGGTGCTCAAGCGCTACCTGCGCAGCCGCTACAACATGACGCCCGAAGAATACCGGGCGAAGTGGAACCTGCCGGCGGACTATCCGATGGTGGCCCCCGCCTATGCGCGCAAGCGGGCGGAGTTCGCGAAGAAGATCGGGCTCGGCCGGCGCGGCGGCCGCCGGCGCAGCGCGGGCGAGAAGAAGTAG
- a CDS encoding ribose 5-phosphate isomerase B, which produces MGATNGPGERLVVACDHAGFALKELVRAHLEARGFAVLDLGTDGEESVDYPDFGYRAAAAIAAGRASRGVIICGSGIGISIAANRHPAARAALCHDVTSARLARRHNDANLLALGARLIGPELAREIVDAFLDTAFEGGRHQRRVDKLSRPVLETAG; this is translated from the coding sequence ATGGGTGCGACGAATGGACCCGGCGAGCGGCTCGTCGTGGCCTGTGATCACGCGGGATTCGCGTTGAAGGAGCTGGTCAGGGCGCATCTCGAGGCGCGGGGTTTTGCGGTGCTGGACCTCGGCACCGACGGCGAGGAGTCGGTGGACTATCCCGACTTCGGCTACCGGGCGGCCGCCGCGATCGCCGCCGGGCGCGCGAGTCGGGGGGTCATCATCTGCGGCTCGGGCATCGGGATCTCGATCGCGGCCAACCGGCATCCGGCCGCACGCGCGGCGCTCTGCCACGACGTCACCAGCGCGCGGCTCGCCCGACGCCACAACGACGCCAATCTCCTGGCGCTCGGTGCGCGGCTGATCGGCCCCGAGCTCGCGCGCGAGATCGTCGATGCGTTTCTCGACACCGCCTTCGAGGGCGGCCGGCACCAGCGACGCGTGGACAAGCTGTCCCGACCCGTGCTTGAAACGGCGGGCTGA
- the glyA gene encoding serine hydroxymethyltransferase encodes MADAVALAGSGLREGFFTARLRAVDPEIADAIAAELKRQQTQIELIASENIVSRAVLEAMGSVLTNKYAEGYPGRRYYQGCAHVDVAESLAIARAKALFGADFVNVQPHSGAQANGAVYLALLEPGDKILGMSLDAGGHLTHGAKVNISGKWFRAVHYGVRTEDGLIDYDEVAAIAARERPKLIIAGGSAYPRVIDFARFREIADGVGAYLMVDMAHFAGLVAGGVHPNPLPHAHVVTTTTHKTLRGPRGGMILTNDPDIAKKINSAVFPGLQGGPLMHIIAAKAVAFKEALDPSFRAYAAAVVENARTLAERLKEHGFAIVSGGTDTHLILVDLRPKGLTGKAADEALERAGITCNKNGVPGDPEKPFITSGIRLGSPAATTRGFGRAEFRLVADWITEVLDGLKANGAENNGAIEQAVRARVRELCARFPIYPDLEI; translated from the coding sequence ATGGCGGACGCCGTGGCACTGGCCGGCTCAGGCCTGCGCGAAGGGTTTTTCACCGCACGGCTGCGGGCGGTGGATCCGGAGATCGCGGATGCGATTGCGGCCGAGCTGAAGCGTCAGCAGACGCAGATCGAGCTGATCGCTTCCGAGAACATCGTCTCGCGCGCCGTGCTCGAGGCCATGGGCTCGGTGCTCACCAACAAGTATGCCGAGGGCTACCCGGGCCGGCGCTACTATCAGGGCTGCGCGCATGTGGATGTCGCCGAGAGTCTTGCGATCGCGCGCGCGAAGGCCCTCTTCGGGGCGGATTTCGTCAATGTCCAGCCCCATTCGGGCGCCCAGGCCAACGGCGCCGTCTATCTCGCCCTGCTCGAGCCGGGGGACAAGATTCTCGGCATGAGCCTCGATGCCGGCGGCCATCTGACCCATGGCGCGAAGGTCAACATCTCCGGCAAATGGTTCCGCGCGGTCCATTACGGCGTGCGCACCGAGGACGGGCTGATCGACTATGACGAGGTCGCCGCCATCGCCGCGCGCGAGCGGCCGAAGCTCATCATCGCGGGCGGCTCCGCCTATCCGCGGGTGATCGACTTTGCGCGCTTTCGCGAGATCGCGGACGGTGTCGGCGCCTATCTGATGGTGGACATGGCGCATTTCGCCGGGCTGGTGGCGGGCGGCGTGCACCCCAATCCCCTGCCCCATGCCCATGTCGTGACGACGACCACCCACAAGACCCTGCGCGGCCCGCGCGGCGGCATGATCCTCACCAACGACCCCGACATCGCAAAGAAGATCAACTCCGCCGTCTTCCCGGGGCTGCAGGGCGGACCGCTGATGCACATCATCGCGGCCAAGGCGGTGGCCTTCAAGGAGGCGCTGGACCCGTCCTTCCGGGCCTACGCGGCCGCCGTGGTCGAGAACGCGCGCACGCTCGCCGAAAGGCTGAAGGAACACGGCTTTGCGATCGTCTCCGGCGGCACGGACACCCATCTCATCCTCGTCGACCTCAGGCCGAAGGGGCTGACGGGCAAGGCCGCGGACGAGGCTCTGGAGCGGGCCGGGATCACATGCAACAAGAACGGCGTGCCGGGCGATCCGGAAAAGCCGTTCATCACATCCGGCATCCGCCTCGGCTCGCCGGCGGCCACCACCCGCGGCTTCGGCCGGGCGGAGTTCCGCCTGGTGGCGGACTGGATCACCGAGGTGCTCGACGGCCTCAAGGCCAACGGCGCCGAGAACAACGGCGCGATCGAGCAGGCGGTGCGCGCCCGGGTGCGCGAGCTGTGCGCCCGCTTTCCGATCTACCCGGATCTGGAGATCTAG
- a CDS encoding riboflavin biosynthesis protein RibD, whose translation MEIALRLAGRMLGRVAPNPAVGCVLVKDGVVIARGSTAPGGRPHAETLALQRAGEAARGATAHVTLEPCAHHGRTPPCADALAAAGVARVVVAMTDPDPRTAGRGIARLREAGIAVDVGLLADEARALNRGFVLKVTQNRPLVAVKLATSLDGRIAAAGGDARWITGEAARRHAHLLRARHDAILIGGRTARIDDPELTCRLPGLEQASPVRVVLTRRRALEAGSRLAAGAHRVPVWLLLPEGAGAPGLPAPYPDEPGRPGLHAVTFASPPDADAAETARAILAALAGAGITRLLVEGGGEVAGLFVKAGLFDRLYHFTGNCVIGADGVPALPALGLAAMADAPRLRLVETRALEETVLSVYEPEAATA comes from the coding sequence ATGGAGATCGCCTTGCGCCTTGCGGGGCGCATGCTGGGCCGCGTCGCGCCGAATCCGGCTGTGGGCTGCGTGCTGGTGAAGGACGGGGTCGTCATCGCCCGCGGCTCGACGGCGCCCGGCGGGCGGCCGCATGCGGAAACCCTCGCGCTCCAGCGCGCAGGAGAGGCGGCCCGCGGTGCCACCGCCCATGTCACGCTCGAGCCCTGCGCCCACCACGGTCGCACCCCGCCCTGTGCGGATGCGCTGGCGGCTGCTGGTGTCGCCCGCGTCGTGGTGGCGATGACGGATCCGGATCCCCGCACCGCGGGCCGCGGCATCGCGCGGCTGCGGGAAGCCGGGATCGCCGTCGACGTGGGCCTGCTCGCCGATGAGGCGCGCGCGCTCAACCGCGGATTCGTCCTCAAGGTCACGCAGAACCGGCCGCTGGTGGCGGTCAAGCTCGCGACCTCTCTGGACGGGCGGATCGCCGCGGCCGGCGGGGACGCCCGCTGGATCACGGGCGAGGCGGCCCGCCGCCACGCGCATCTTCTGCGCGCGCGCCACGACGCGATCCTGATCGGCGGGCGCACCGCGCGGATCGACGATCCGGAGCTCACCTGCCGGCTGCCGGGGCTGGAGCAGGCCTCGCCCGTGCGCGTCGTACTCACGCGCCGTCGCGCGCTCGAGGCGGGATCCCGGCTCGCCGCCGGCGCGCACCGCGTGCCGGTCTGGCTGCTGCTGCCGGAGGGGGCCGGGGCGCCCGGCCTGCCCGCCCCCTATCCGGACGAGCCCGGCCGGCCCGGCCTTCACGCCGTGACCTTCGCGAGCCCCCCGGACGCCGACGCGGCCGAGACGGCGCGCGCGATCCTTGCCGCGCTGGCGGGCGCGGGCATCACGCGGCTTCTCGTCGAAGGCGGCGGCGAGGTCGCGGGCCTGTTCGTCAAGGCCGGCCTGTTCGACCGGCTCTACCACTTCACCGGCAACTGCGTCATCGGCGCGGACGGGGTGCCGGCGCTGCCCGCACTCGGCCTTGCGGCGATGGCCGACGCGCCGCGCCTGCGCCTCGTCGAGACGCGCGCGCTTGAGGAAACCGTGCTCAGCGTCTATGAGCCGGAGGCGGCCACGGCGTGA
- the nrdR gene encoding transcriptional repressor NrdR — translation MRCPFCGYEETQVKDSRPSEDGAAIRRRRHCLGCGARFTTFERVQLRALTVIKRNGRRVPFDRDKLQRSIDIALRKRPVEPERVERMVNGLVRRLESMGEPEIPSEVIGEMVMDALSQLDQVAYVRYASVYRNFREAQDFEEFVSSLQKEGGRTAARRRIDADDAAAE, via the coding sequence ATGCGCTGCCCCTTCTGCGGCTACGAGGAAACCCAGGTCAAGGATTCGCGGCCCAGCGAGGACGGCGCCGCCATCCGCCGCCGCCGGCACTGTCTAGGCTGCGGCGCGCGGTTTACCACCTTCGAGCGGGTGCAGCTGCGCGCGCTCACCGTCATCAAGCGCAACGGCCGGCGCGTGCCCTTCGACCGCGACAAGCTCCAGCGCTCGATCGACATCGCCCTGCGCAAGCGGCCCGTCGAGCCCGAGCGGGTCGAGCGCATGGTGAACGGGCTGGTGCGGCGCCTCGAATCCATGGGCGAGCCCGAAATCCCCTCCGAGGTCATCGGCGAGATGGTGATGGACGCCCTCTCCCAGCTCGACCAGGTGGCCTATGTCCGCTACGCCAGCGTCTACCGGAACTTCCGCGAGGCGCAGGACTTCGAGGAATTCGTCTCCTCGCTCCAGAAGGAGGGCGGCAGGACCGCCGCGCGCCGCCGCATCGACGCCGACGACGCCGCGGCCGAATAG
- the dcd gene encoding dCTP deaminase, which produces MPVMSDRWIRRMAKECGMIEPFEDRQRREGMISYGLSSYGYDARVADEFKIFTNVNNALVDPKNFAQESFVDKKAEVCIIPPNSFALARTVEYFRIPRDVIVICLGKSTYARCGIIVNVTPLEPGWEGHVTIEISNTTPLPCKIYANEGIAQFLFLQGNEPCEVSYADRGGKYQGQRGVTLPRL; this is translated from the coding sequence ATGCCCGTGATGTCCGACCGCTGGATCCGCCGCATGGCGAAGGAATGCGGCATGATCGAGCCCTTCGAGGACCGCCAGCGGCGCGAGGGCATGATCTCCTACGGGCTGTCCTCCTACGGCTACGACGCCCGGGTTGCCGACGAGTTCAAGATCTTCACCAATGTCAACAACGCGCTGGTGGACCCGAAGAACTTCGCCCAGGAGAGCTTCGTGGACAAGAAGGCGGAGGTGTGCATCATCCCGCCCAATTCCTTCGCGCTGGCCCGCACGGTGGAATACTTCCGCATCCCGCGCGACGTGATCGTCATCTGCCTCGGCAAGAGCACCTATGCGCGCTGCGGGATCATCGTGAACGTGACGCCGCTCGAGCCCGGCTGGGAGGGGCATGTGACGATCGAGATCTCGAACACGACGCCGCTGCCCTGCAAGATCTACGCGAACGAGGGGATCGCCCAGTTCCTGTTCCTGCAGGGCAACGAGCCCTGCGAGGTCTCCTACGCGGATCGGGGCGGCAAGTATCAGGGCCAGCGCGGGGTCACCCTGCCGCGGCTCTAG